A single window of Ferrimonas balearica DSM 9799 DNA harbors:
- a CDS encoding type IV pilin protein gives MSHRKEAGLTLVELMIVVVVLAILVGIAYPSYQGYVGRSYRAEAHADLHKLANLQEQYYLDQRQYTANMTQLGMGADPMVSDSGRYKIDATVTTTGFTLTATAQGSQASIDSDCRAMTLSDTGVMTPQECW, from the coding sequence ATGAGCCATCGTAAGGAAGCGGGTTTAACCCTGGTTGAGTTGATGATTGTGGTGGTGGTGCTGGCCATCCTGGTTGGCATCGCGTACCCCAGTTACCAGGGGTATGTGGGCCGAAGCTATCGGGCGGAAGCCCACGCTGACCTGCATAAGCTGGCCAACCTTCAGGAGCAGTATTATCTGGACCAGCGTCAGTACACCGCCAATATGACCCAGTTGGGCATGGGGGCAGACCCGATGGTGTCGGACAGTGGCCGCTACAAAATCGATGCGACGGTCACCACGACCGGCTTCACCCTGACCGCCACTGCACAGGGGAGTCAGGCCTCCATCGACAGTGACTGCCGCGCTATGACCCTGAGCGATACCGGGGTGATGACCCCTCAGGAGTGTTGGTAA
- a CDS encoding TapY2 family type IVa secretion system protein, whose translation MRTMLMLMVLVSANAVQADDWQDYKCYLTDRDGEAWVKLFEMQPQNRHKQQASLVGAPMLDSFGRPTGYIKAVMECVGVRDTFTDPHARLLDEQTPK comes from the coding sequence ATGCGCACGATGCTGATGTTGATGGTACTGGTCAGTGCCAACGCGGTCCAGGCCGACGACTGGCAGGACTATAAGTGCTATCTCACGGACAGGGATGGAGAGGCCTGGGTAAAGCTGTTTGAGATGCAGCCGCAAAACCGCCATAAGCAGCAGGCCAGCTTGGTGGGCGCACCGATGCTGGACAGCTTTGGTCGGCCAACCGGCTACATCAAAGCGGTGATGGAATGCGTTGGTGTGCGTGACACCTTCACTGACCCTCATGCCCGCTTGCTGGATGAACAAACCCCTAAGTAA
- the pilV gene encoding type IV pilus modification protein PilV, with protein sequence MRRQQGITLIEVLVAAVVITVGLLGVFQLHLTAKRGSFESYNYTQALSLASDVIERIRVNPSRLANYAAINYGSGSYTLPSTPCHESGGAINRCTPDQMLLWDQYLWDQQLLGTDERIGERNLGSPANMTGCIYVSGNDVEVVVSWRGMNATRDGAGEDSSNCGSADNHRRMVRVETVIVEGV encoded by the coding sequence ATGCGACGTCAGCAAGGGATTACACTTATTGAAGTGCTGGTTGCTGCGGTGGTGATCACCGTCGGCCTGCTGGGTGTATTTCAATTACATCTGACCGCCAAGCGCGGCAGCTTTGAGTCATACAACTATACCCAGGCCCTATCGCTGGCCAGCGACGTGATTGAACGCATCCGCGTTAACCCCTCCCGTCTCGCCAACTACGCCGCCATCAATTACGGCAGTGGCAGCTACACCCTGCCATCGACCCCCTGCCACGAGAGTGGTGGTGCCATCAATCGCTGCACCCCGGATCAAATGCTGCTGTGGGATCAGTATCTCTGGGATCAGCAGTTACTTGGAACTGATGAGCGAATTGGGGAGCGAAACCTTGGCAGCCCCGCCAATATGACCGGCTGCATCTATGTCTCCGGCAACGATGTTGAAGTCGTGGTGAGCTGGCGCGGGATGAACGCCACCCGTGATGGCGCCGGTGAGGACAGCAGTAACTGCGGTAGCGCCGATAACCACCGCCGTATGGTGCGGGTCGAAACCGTTATCGTGGAGGGGGTATGA
- a CDS encoding GspH/FimT family pseudopilin → MRRNRGLTLVELMVALVIAAILLGIGVPALTDLSNRSRAQDAVATWYTDLNYARQMAAAYQTSVTVCHLDAENACDGQWNLGYDIFVDTDADNALDAGEERLQQRQGIDDQDHLKISSSLNQVRFSADGFSAHSGSMIYCPASPTSEYSLKLSISNTGQIRYNSDTEDCD, encoded by the coding sequence ATGCGCCGTAATAGAGGATTAACTTTGGTGGAACTGATGGTGGCACTGGTCATTGCCGCCATTCTGCTGGGGATCGGCGTTCCTGCCCTGACCGACTTGAGTAACCGCAGCCGCGCTCAGGATGCGGTCGCGACCTGGTATACCGACCTGAATTACGCCCGCCAGATGGCGGCGGCCTACCAGACCAGTGTGACGGTCTGCCATCTTGATGCCGAAAACGCCTGCGACGGCCAGTGGAACCTGGGCTACGACATCTTTGTCGACACCGACGCAGATAATGCCCTGGATGCGGGTGAAGAACGCCTTCAGCAGCGCCAGGGCATCGATGACCAAGACCACCTTAAGATCAGCAGCTCCCTGAATCAGGTGCGTTTCAGCGCCGACGGTTTCTCCGCCCATAGCGGTTCGATGATCTACTGCCCCGCCAGTCCCACCAGCGAGTACAGCCTCAAGCTCAGCATCAGCAATACCGGTCAGATCCGCTACAACAGCGATACCGAAGACTGCGACTGA
- a CDS encoding pilus assembly protein — translation MLCQGRAVVLAASLSAAMGMAIADDTELYVAGGLATGAGRPQVLIIFDNSGSMDTEEAVAAAPFDPTYDYTGDNGDRIYYIKGSADPDEYPDPLDSDEERYFSPQINGCESSKRVVSSGLTVLEQEGYFTSNFRRFQYNRKASDSGHYWRKLPSEFKDNIRDKTVVDCLADLQAGLAQNAPNHPHSDLRGTGFPRNDSKTQPYDGTSPSASQSTLDAAAENAMDVTAFGNGDAVTLFTENYLTYLHHHSSNTKRQRIAIARDTIISLINTTPGVDFGLQVFNQNTNSGSTIGSNDGGRIVAGIREMTDSNRNSLTSTVASLTADTWTPLCESLFEAYRYYSGGAVLGGNKGGSLTPAADSSVVSGSNYISPMSSCQPQSYVILITDGEPTRDGSYNSLIESELGLGSDDKVDSNYLAGVAGWMYNNDVNETLQGRQRVATYTIGFSEGATGAAGLLEQTALQGGGSYYAAADALALQSSLQQIFSEILAVNASFTSPSIAANSFDRTQTLDAVYYAMFLPSDRPRWMGNLKKLKITSSGSVVDQSSVSAIDAQGNISDRACTYWTSAQTCSGASSGGDGNDVTVGGALEQLGLQATRQVLTDPATGDGALVALNRTSLASAVGSEAELVSRIGAAGSNELDGYVSWLQGLDPDDEDEDGASNDRRIDLIGDPLHSKPLAISFGGTKGVRILMGTNQGYIHMFRDDDTRISESWAYYLPDMLGTLDELRTNAQTGGHTVYGVDGAPSAYVHDVDGDGNIEAPTDSVYVYFGLRRGGRAYYALDVSDPDNPRRLWKLSNQSPGMSELGQSWSEPVVTTIPANDGNPVVIFGGGYDLNKDSNGVGSADSMGRAIYIVDAATGDLVHRFEAGATAAEGVTPLPAEDGIAAKISALDSDGDGLTDRLYAVDTGANIWRVDMPGTDRDGWSVHQFAELGGDTLADDRRFFGEVSVAQTSFELVENLVMNEGEEDEATLTTSVEVPYDAVVVGSGNRAHPNASGTQDYLFALQDRNIQTQTFGTTENPAPAPITPGNLYSVSGDPFGNASTDSERLNQQLALGQKLGWYYPLAPSEKALSAPVVVAGVAYYATFLPGTVAEANSCVAAGEGFFYAFSLQEGISINNFSVGARLPDTPQILVPPAPEPVPEDWDPQLYLVGVGAGEDRTGTVATNQTLTPQRVYYHYGAQ, via the coding sequence ATGCTTTGCCAGGGACGGGCAGTGGTGTTGGCCGCCAGCCTCAGTGCGGCCATGGGAATGGCCATCGCGGACGACACTGAGCTTTATGTGGCCGGAGGGTTGGCGACGGGAGCCGGACGTCCTCAGGTCCTTATCATTTTTGATAATTCCGGCTCGATGGACACCGAAGAGGCGGTGGCTGCGGCGCCCTTTGATCCCACTTATGACTACACCGGCGATAATGGCGACCGCATCTATTACATCAAAGGTTCCGCGGATCCGGATGAGTACCCTGACCCCCTCGACAGTGATGAGGAGCGCTACTTCTCACCCCAAATCAACGGCTGTGAAAGCAGCAAGCGGGTGGTGTCCAGTGGCCTGACGGTATTGGAACAAGAGGGTTATTTCACCAGTAACTTCCGCCGCTTCCAATACAACCGTAAGGCCAGCGACTCCGGGCATTACTGGCGTAAGCTGCCCAGCGAATTCAAAGACAACATTCGCGATAAAACCGTCGTGGATTGTCTTGCGGACCTGCAGGCGGGATTGGCTCAGAACGCCCCCAACCACCCCCATTCTGATCTGCGCGGCACCGGTTTCCCGCGTAATGACAGCAAAACTCAGCCCTATGACGGCACCTCCCCATCGGCGTCGCAATCAACGCTGGATGCGGCAGCGGAAAATGCCATGGACGTGACGGCGTTTGGTAATGGCGATGCGGTGACCCTGTTTACCGAGAACTACCTGACCTACCTGCATCACCACAGCAGCAACACCAAGCGGCAGCGCATCGCGATTGCCCGGGACACCATCATCAGCCTGATCAATACCACCCCTGGGGTGGATTTTGGCCTGCAGGTGTTCAACCAGAACACCAATTCCGGCAGCACCATCGGCAGTAATGATGGTGGGCGTATCGTGGCGGGCATCAGGGAGATGACCGACAGCAACCGCAACAGCCTGACCAGCACCGTAGCCAGCCTGACGGCGGACACCTGGACACCATTATGTGAGTCGCTGTTTGAAGCCTACCGCTACTACTCCGGTGGCGCGGTACTGGGGGGCAATAAAGGCGGCAGCCTGACTCCGGCGGCGGACAGTTCGGTGGTCAGTGGCAGCAATTACATCAGCCCGATGTCCTCCTGCCAGCCGCAGTCCTACGTCATTCTGATCACCGATGGTGAACCCACCCGGGACGGCAGCTACAACAGCCTGATTGAAAGCGAATTGGGCCTCGGCAGCGATGACAAGGTGGACAGCAACTACCTGGCCGGCGTGGCGGGATGGATGTACAACAATGACGTCAACGAGACCCTGCAGGGGCGTCAGCGGGTTGCCACTTACACCATCGGCTTCTCCGAGGGGGCGACCGGAGCTGCCGGGTTGCTGGAGCAAACGGCACTGCAGGGCGGTGGCTCCTACTATGCGGCAGCGGATGCGTTAGCGTTGCAAAGCTCGTTGCAGCAGATCTTCAGCGAGATTCTGGCGGTCAACGCCAGCTTTACCTCGCCCTCTATTGCCGCCAACAGCTTTGACCGTACCCAAACCCTGGACGCGGTCTACTACGCCATGTTTCTGCCCTCGGACCGTCCCCGCTGGATGGGCAATCTGAAGAAGCTGAAGATCACCAGCAGTGGCAGCGTGGTGGACCAGAGTTCGGTATCCGCCATTGATGCCCAGGGCAACATCAGCGATCGGGCCTGCACCTACTGGACCAGCGCACAAACCTGCAGTGGCGCATCCAGTGGCGGCGACGGCAATGATGTCACCGTCGGCGGGGCGCTGGAGCAACTGGGATTACAGGCGACCCGACAGGTTCTGACCGACCCGGCAACCGGCGATGGTGCCCTGGTGGCGCTGAACCGTACCAGCCTGGCCAGTGCGGTGGGCAGCGAGGCGGAGCTGGTCAGTCGGATTGGTGCCGCTGGCAGCAATGAGCTTGATGGTTACGTCAGCTGGCTGCAAGGGCTGGACCCGGATGATGAGGATGAAGACGGCGCCAGCAATGACCGTCGGATTGACCTGATTGGCGACCCGCTGCACTCCAAGCCGCTGGCGATCAGCTTTGGTGGCACCAAGGGCGTCCGCATCCTGATGGGCACCAACCAGGGTTACATCCATATGTTCAGGGATGACGATACCCGCATCAGCGAAAGCTGGGCCTACTACCTGCCTGACATGCTGGGCACTCTGGATGAACTGCGCACCAATGCGCAGACCGGCGGCCATACGGTCTACGGCGTTGATGGCGCGCCATCCGCGTATGTCCATGACGTGGACGGAGACGGCAATATCGAAGCGCCCACCGATTCGGTGTACGTCTACTTTGGTTTGCGTCGAGGTGGGCGGGCTTACTACGCCCTGGATGTGTCGGACCCGGATAACCCCCGTCGGTTGTGGAAACTCAGCAACCAATCTCCGGGCATGAGTGAGCTTGGCCAAAGCTGGTCTGAGCCGGTGGTGACCACAATCCCGGCTAATGACGGGAACCCGGTGGTGATCTTTGGCGGTGGCTACGACCTTAATAAAGACAGCAACGGTGTTGGTTCCGCCGACAGCATGGGCCGCGCCATCTACATCGTGGATGCGGCCACCGGTGATCTGGTGCATCGATTTGAAGCTGGAGCGACGGCGGCGGAAGGGGTGACACCGCTGCCAGCCGAGGATGGCATCGCGGCAAAAATCAGTGCGCTGGACAGCGATGGTGACGGCCTGACGGATCGCCTCTATGCGGTGGATACCGGTGCCAACATCTGGCGGGTGGACATGCCGGGTACCGACCGGGATGGCTGGTCGGTTCATCAATTTGCCGAGCTGGGGGGCGATACCCTGGCGGATGATCGCCGATTCTTCGGTGAGGTCAGCGTGGCGCAAACCAGTTTTGAGCTGGTGGAAAATCTGGTGATGAATGAGGGAGAAGAGGACGAAGCCACCCTGACCACCTCGGTGGAGGTGCCCTATGACGCGGTGGTTGTGGGGTCCGGGAATCGGGCCCACCCCAACGCCAGTGGCACTCAGGACTACCTGTTTGCGCTGCAGGATCGCAATATTCAGACCCAAACCTTCGGTACGACCGAGAACCCGGCACCGGCACCGATCACCCCCGGTAACCTCTACAGTGTGTCCGGCGATCCCTTTGGCAACGCCAGCACCGACAGTGAACGGCTGAACCAACAGTTGGCCCTCGGCCAGAAGCTGGGGTGGTATTACCCCCTGGCACCGTCGGAGAAAGCCTTGTCAGCGCCGGTGGTGGTGGCGGGGGTGGCTTACTACGCCACCTTCCTGCCGGGAACCGTGGCAGAGGCCAACTCCTGTGTGGCTGCCGGGGAGGGCTTTTTCTACGCCTTCTCGCTGCAGGAGGGGATCAGCATCAACAACTTCAGCGTCGGGGCGCGACTGCCGGATACACCCCAGATTTTGGTGCCTCCCGCACCGGAACCGGTGCCGGAAGATTGGGACCCTCAACTTTATCTGGTGGGGGTGGGCGCCGGTGAAGACCGTACCGGTACCGTGGCCACCAACCAGACTCTGACCCCGCAGCGGGTGTATTACCACTATGGAGCGCAGTAA
- a CDS encoding NAD+ synthase, with translation MSKQLVVALAQLNLTVGAIEDNAQKCLEWAAKAEQQGADLVLFPELALTGYPPEDLLLRPDCQARVDEALAQLQAYSGDIAILVGHPAMTEEGLRNRASLIHQGAILGHVDKQRLPNYRVFDEERYFEPADHSAVIPFKGHQLGVLICEDIWHPEPVKQVTDQGADLLLTLNASPFDMSKLTERLDVLEACTAESGLAVVYLNQVCGQDELIFDGHSLVMDATGHICHELPQFEESLQLVRFTDGQPDQGERHPLPSQDAQVYNALVLAVRDYVGKNGFKGAVLGLSGGIDSALTLAIAADALGADKVQAVMMPFKYTSSMSVEDARAQAEALGVTYDVVSIEPMFDAFMGQLAPMFEGTQKDTTEENLQARARGVLLMALSNKSGKILLTTGNKSEMAVGYCTLYGDMCGGFAVIKDLPKLLVYRLSRYRNTLSEVIPERVITRPPSAELAPDQVDQDSLPPYDVLDDILERYVERDQSLEEIVAAGHREADVRRVIRLTDINEYKRRQAAVGPRVTPRAFGKDRRYPITSGFGKRNW, from the coding sequence ATGAGCAAGCAATTGGTGGTGGCACTGGCCCAGCTGAACCTGACCGTGGGGGCCATTGAAGACAATGCCCAGAAGTGTCTGGAGTGGGCCGCCAAGGCGGAACAGCAAGGCGCCGACCTGGTGTTGTTTCCGGAACTGGCACTGACCGGCTACCCGCCGGAAGACCTGCTGCTGCGACCGGACTGTCAGGCTCGCGTGGATGAGGCGCTGGCGCAATTACAAGCCTATTCCGGCGACATCGCCATTCTGGTGGGTCACCCGGCCATGACGGAAGAGGGGCTGCGCAACCGAGCTTCTCTGATCCACCAGGGAGCGATCCTTGGTCATGTCGATAAACAGCGCCTGCCCAACTACCGGGTGTTCGATGAAGAGCGTTACTTCGAGCCCGCTGACCACAGTGCGGTGATCCCCTTTAAAGGCCATCAGCTCGGTGTGCTGATCTGTGAAGACATCTGGCATCCGGAACCGGTGAAACAGGTGACTGATCAGGGCGCGGACCTGCTGCTGACCCTCAACGCATCCCCCTTCGACATGTCCAAATTGACCGAGCGTCTGGACGTGTTGGAAGCCTGCACCGCCGAATCCGGCCTGGCGGTGGTGTACCTGAACCAGGTGTGTGGTCAGGATGAACTCATCTTTGATGGCCACTCACTGGTGATGGATGCCACCGGTCACATCTGTCACGAATTGCCGCAGTTTGAAGAATCGCTGCAACTGGTCCGCTTTACCGATGGCCAGCCTGATCAGGGCGAGCGCCATCCGCTGCCGAGTCAGGACGCTCAAGTCTATAACGCGCTGGTGCTGGCGGTGCGGGATTACGTGGGCAAGAACGGCTTTAAGGGCGCGGTTCTGGGTCTGTCCGGCGGCATCGACTCCGCCCTGACTCTGGCCATTGCCGCCGATGCCCTGGGGGCGGACAAAGTGCAGGCGGTTATGATGCCGTTCAAGTACACCTCCTCCATGAGTGTTGAAGATGCCCGCGCTCAGGCCGAAGCCCTGGGCGTGACCTATGACGTGGTTTCCATCGAGCCGATGTTTGACGCCTTTATGGGCCAGTTGGCCCCGATGTTTGAGGGCACTCAGAAGGACACCACCGAAGAGAACCTGCAGGCGCGGGCCCGTGGTGTGTTGTTGATGGCGTTGTCCAACAAGAGCGGCAAAATCCTGCTGACCACCGGCAACAAGAGCGAGATGGCGGTGGGTTACTGCACCCTGTATGGAGACATGTGTGGCGGTTTCGCGGTGATTAAGGATCTGCCGAAACTGCTGGTTTATCGCTTGTCACGCTACCGCAATACGCTCTCTGAGGTGATCCCGGAGCGGGTGATCACCCGTCCGCCGTCTGCGGAGCTGGCACCGGATCAGGTGGATCAGGACAGTCTGCCTCCGTATGATGTGCTGGATGACATCCTTGAGAGATATGTCGAGCGCGATCAAAGCCTTGAAGAGATCGTCGCGGCCGGTCACCGGGAAGCCGATGTGCGTCGGGTGATCCGTCTGACCGACATTAATGAGTACAAGCGACGCCAGGCTGCGGTCGGGCCCCGTGTGACTCCACGGGCGTTTGGTAAGGATCGTCGATACCCCATTACCTCTGGATTTGGCAAACGGAACTGGTAA
- a CDS encoding P-II family nitrogen regulator — protein sequence MKKLEAVIKPFKLDDVREALGEIGITGMTVQEVKGFGRQKGHTELYRGAEYMVDFLPKVKIEVVIADELLDQAIEAIVDTARTGKIGDGKIFVTDIERVIRIRTGEENEDAI from the coding sequence ATGAAAAAGCTGGAAGCGGTGATCAAGCCGTTCAAACTGGACGACGTGCGTGAAGCGCTGGGCGAAATTGGCATCACCGGCATGACCGTTCAGGAGGTCAAAGGGTTTGGCCGCCAGAAGGGACATACTGAACTGTACCGCGGTGCTGAGTACATGGTGGACTTCCTGCCCAAGGTGAAGATCGAAGTGGTGATCGCCGATGAACTGCTGGATCAGGCCATCGAAGCGATTGTGGATACCGCCCGAACCGGCAAAATTGGCGACGGCAAGATCTTTGTCACTGACATCGAACGGGTGATCCGCATCCGCACCGGTGAAGAGAACGAAGACGCCATCTGA
- the ispH gene encoding 4-hydroxy-3-methylbut-2-enyl diphosphate reductase — protein MKVLLANPRGFCAGVDRAISIVERALELFEKPIYVRHEVVHNRYVVDGLRQRGAVFVDELHEVPDNAIVIFSAHGVSQQVREEAKDRGLKVFDATCPLVTKVHMQVTRASRKGIECVLIGHAGHPEVEGTMGQYDNADGGIYLVESPEDVAAMQVKDERNLTFVTQTTLSMDDTAEVIDALKRRFPEVEGPRKDDICYATQNRQDAVRELALQCDRVLVVGSKNSSNSNRLRELAQKSGTPAYLIDGAEDIQPEWLEGAARIGVTAGASAPEVLVQGVIDALKQQGAEAVEEASGREENVVFHVPAELR, from the coding sequence ATGAAAGTCCTGCTGGCTAACCCGCGCGGCTTCTGCGCCGGCGTGGACCGCGCCATCAGCATCGTTGAGCGTGCGCTGGAACTGTTCGAAAAGCCGATCTACGTTCGTCATGAAGTGGTGCACAACCGCTACGTGGTGGATGGCCTGCGCCAACGGGGTGCGGTGTTTGTGGATGAGCTGCACGAAGTGCCGGATAACGCCATCGTGATCTTCAGTGCTCACGGGGTGTCCCAGCAGGTACGGGAAGAGGCCAAAGATCGCGGCCTTAAGGTATTTGACGCCACCTGTCCGCTGGTGACTAAGGTGCACATGCAGGTCACGCGCGCCAGTCGCAAGGGCATCGAGTGTGTTCTGATTGGCCACGCCGGTCACCCTGAGGTGGAGGGCACCATGGGGCAGTACGACAATGCCGATGGCGGCATCTACCTGGTGGAGTCGCCCGAGGATGTGGCGGCGATGCAGGTTAAGGATGAGCGTAACCTGACCTTTGTTACTCAGACCACCCTGTCGATGGACGATACCGCCGAAGTGATCGATGCGCTCAAGCGTCGCTTCCCGGAAGTGGAGGGGCCGCGTAAGGATGACATCTGTTACGCCACCCAGAACCGACAGGATGCGGTGCGTGAACTGGCACTGCAGTGTGATCGGGTGCTGGTGGTGGGGTCGAAAAACTCCTCCAACTCCAACCGTCTGCGCGAGTTGGCTCAGAAGTCCGGTACGCCGGCCTACCTGATTGACGGTGCTGAGGACATTCAGCCGGAGTGGCTGGAAGGCGCAGCCCGAATCGGGGTCACCGCGGGGGCATCCGCTCCTGAGGTGTTGGTTCAGGGGGTGATTGATGCCCTGAAACAGCAGGGCGCCGAAGCGGTGGAAGAGGCCAGTGGCCGGGAAGAGAATGTGGTGTTCCACGTTCCGGCTGAATTGCGCTAA
- a CDS encoding PilW family protein, with protein MNQQRGLTLPELMVAMVIGLFITGASLSVFVMSSSSVQSTGQYNQLQESARLALRLLEEDIAQAGFFADLTGVDLIGGANVTVPGSIVGTDCVGDGLNNGTFPNGMGHFRTLWAFTKGSGGSLTCENGALSGSDVIQIKRLVGPEVVGSTASGRYYMTLNVNEGQFFDGAGTAPTLTSGRVYQYQHRVYYVRNNVGGIPSLYRHTLSTADMLAGPQSLVEGIESMQFEFGVDFDEDSTVDSYLTSSQVTDDIWDSRNDVRILAVRVHLLLRALESDSSYDTGDTVQYRMPNGTIRAGDDGFRRKRVSTTIMLNNPLLISHRSAE; from the coding sequence ATGAATCAGCAACGTGGCTTGACCCTGCCGGAGCTGATGGTGGCGATGGTGATCGGTCTTTTTATCACCGGTGCCAGTCTGTCGGTGTTTGTGATGTCCTCGTCCAGTGTTCAGTCTACCGGCCAGTACAACCAGTTGCAGGAGAGTGCTCGTCTGGCGCTACGCCTGCTGGAAGAGGACATTGCCCAGGCCGGATTCTTCGCGGATCTGACCGGGGTTGACCTGATTGGCGGCGCCAACGTCACCGTGCCCGGTAGTATCGTGGGTACCGATTGCGTCGGTGATGGCCTTAACAACGGCACCTTCCCCAATGGCATGGGCCACTTCCGCACACTGTGGGCCTTTACCAAGGGCAGCGGCGGCAGCCTCACCTGCGAAAACGGGGCCCTGAGTGGCTCCGACGTGATTCAGATTAAACGCCTGGTGGGACCGGAGGTGGTGGGCAGCACCGCCAGCGGGCGCTACTACATGACGCTGAACGTCAATGAGGGCCAGTTTTTTGATGGGGCCGGCACCGCCCCCACCCTGACCAGCGGACGGGTTTACCAGTATCAGCACCGTGTCTACTACGTACGTAATAACGTCGGGGGCATTCCATCGTTGTACCGCCATACCCTGTCGACCGCCGATATGCTGGCAGGCCCTCAATCCTTGGTTGAAGGCATCGAGTCGATGCAGTTCGAGTTCGGGGTCGACTTTGATGAGGACAGCACGGTGGACAGCTACCTGACCTCCTCGCAGGTGACGGATGACATCTGGGACAGCCGCAATGATGTGCGCATTCTGGCGGTTCGGGTTCACCTGTTGCTGCGGGCTCTTGAGTCGGACAGCAGCTATGACACCGGTGACACCGTGCAGTACCGCATGCCCAACGGCACCATCCGTGCCGGGGACGATGGGTTTCGTCGCAAGCGGGTGTCCACCACCATCATGTTGAATAACCCGCTGCTGATCAGCCACCGGAGCGCAGAATGA